The following proteins are co-located in the Triticum aestivum cultivar Chinese Spring chromosome 1A, IWGSC CS RefSeq v2.1, whole genome shotgun sequence genome:
- the LOC123187519 gene encoding disease resistance protein PIK6-NP, whose amino-acid sequence MAELAGGAVRSLLGVIHDEAKLLGGVRGDVQFIKEEMESMNSFLLHLARKTPRSGEHDEQVRTWMKQVRDLAHDCSNCIDVYLRRGNPAVYRARGILLGYVWWVPWFVKKTLAQHLAATQLRDLKARARDVGERRLRYGVEVPAKLDFDQKLMEASSSSTLFQATRAVVAEGDHDFEEDYYRMISDDPRREQAFSEPRISDKCTEKLVRWLEQQQEDGPFQAIAIAAPDEEDGNEIPNEALSHVAVKEKFDHIFSLYDWSCLKEPWDFLDDILENLEEESNKSVEEFGEEAIDKKIRKIEEKIEEYLEKAGNKGYPVEPLAVLCGILGVLLQDATAGEDQSQTQEKILDETVDKMKRYLESTGESSSCRIGVEHRQYIAIL is encoded by the coding sequence ATGGCTGAGCTCGCCGGGGGCGCCGTCCGCTCGCTGCTTGGCGTCATCCATGACGAGGCTAAGTTACTAGGCGGCGTCCGTGGCGATGTGCAGTTCATCAAAGAGGAGATGGAGAGCATGAACAGCTTCCTCCTGCACCTCGCCAGGAAGACGCCCCGCAGCGGGGAGCACGACGAGCAGGTCCGCACGTGGATGAAGCAGGTCCGCGACCTCGCTCATGACTGCAGCAACTGCATCGATGTCTACCTACGGCGCGGCAATCCGGCAGTCTACCGTGCCAGAGGAATACTGCTGGGTTACGTGTGGTGGGTGCCTTGGTTCGTGAAGAAGACGCTCGCTCAGCACCTCGCAGCCACCCAGCTGCGCGACCTCAAAGCCCGGGCTCGTGATGTTGGGGAGCGGCGGCTCAGGTACGGCGTTGAGGTCCCGGCGAAGCTGGACTTCGACCAAAAGCTGATGGAGGCGTCGTCGTCATCAACATTGTTCCAAGCTACTAGGGCAGTTGTAGCCGAAGGAGACCATGACTTCGAAGAAGACTACTACCGGATGATAAGTGATGATCCACGAAGGGAGCAAGCCTTTTCCGAGCCTCGCATTTCTGACAAGTGCACTGAAAAGCTAGTCCGCTGGCTTGAACAACAACAAGAGGATGGTCCATTCCAAGCCATTGCCATTGCAGCACCAGATGAAGAGGATGGAAACGAAATACCAAATGAAGCTTTATCTCATGTTGCCGTTAAGGAAAAATTCGACCACATCTTCTCTCTATATGACTGGTCTTGCCTGAAAGAACCCTGGGATTTTCTTGATGATATCTTGGAGAACCTTGAAGAGGAATCCAACAAATCCGTCGAAGAATTTGGTGAGGAAGCTATCGACAAGAAGATTAGGAAAATCGAGGAGAAGATCGAAGAGTACCTGGAGAAAGCTGGTAATAAAGGTTACCCGGTTGAACCCTTAGCAGTACTCTGTGGCATCTTGGGGGTGCtgctccaggatgcaactgccggTGAGGATCAAAGTCAAACCCAGGAAAAGATCCTTGACGAGACAGTGGATAAGATGAAAAGGTATCTGGAATCAACGGGTGAATCGAGTTCCTGCAGGATTGGTGTTGAGCATCGCCAATACATAGCCATCCTATAG